Proteins found in one Coffea eugenioides isolate CCC68of chromosome 5, Ceug_1.0, whole genome shotgun sequence genomic segment:
- the LOC113772279 gene encoding 2S sulfur-rich seed storage protein 2-like translates to MAKLTVLAAILLVALLAIASATAHRTTITTTVLEDEENPGQGGQSQRCQQKIQEQQQQLWHCQQYLSQMSPSDLRMYPLPGQQEEHLRPCCQTLENFDEQCVCEAVMHVVRQQLQQGGGWQGEEMQQQVMQKARNLPRKCNLEPQQCQIGAVFV, encoded by the coding sequence ATGGCAAAGCTCACAGTCCTTGCAGCAATTTTGCTGGTGGCCCTTTTGGCTATTGCTTCAGCCACGGCCCACCGAACTACCATAACCACCACTGTGCTGGAGGATGAGGAGAACCCAGGACAAGGAGGGCAGTCGCAGAGATGCCAGCAGAAAATCCaagagcagcagcagcagctctGGCACTGCCAGCAATACTTGTCTCAGATGAGCCCTTCTGACTTGCGCATGTACCCGCTGCCGGGGCAACAAGAGGAGCACCTCCGGCCCTGCTGCCAGACCCTTGAGAACTTCGACGAGCAGTGCGTGTGCGAGGCGGTTATGCACGTTGTGAGGCAGCAACTGCAGCAAGGTGGAGGCTGGCAAGGGGAGGAGATGCAGCAGCAGGTTATGCAGAAGGCTAGAAACCTCCCTCGCAAGTGCAACCTGGAACCACAGCAGTGCCAAATCGGAGCTGTTTTCGTCTAG